The window AAGTACTTTAAGGGGCTGACCGAGCGCGAGATATCCAGGGATGGAAACCAACGATGAACATTTCTACGACTGGGATTTGTTCACCTACCATTGGCCGCTGAACGGGTTTGGTTTGAACGACAAAATCTTGAAAAAGGTTTACTCGGCCAACGCACGGAAGATACCCAACTTGCGGGGTACGGCAAAACCCTGAGCGGCAGCGCACACCGCATACTACAAAACTTGGGTGGTTTAAGGATTGAGTCGGGCCTGTTCGGAGACAATGGTCCAGTAAATGGCCGCCTGAACTACGCCACTGGCTGGTAGAATGGGCACGTCATATCCCGGCACCGTCACGCAGCCATCGGCCAGAGGCCACGCCGGGTCAATGTAGAGGATATTGTTTGCTGGTTCCACCGGTTGCGCCGGCTTGACGTCAGAATATACAAGCTTCACGCCCAATGCCTTAGCTTGGTCCAGGAGTTTCTGCGGAGCGAACTGGTAGCCCAAACACAGGACGAACGCCGGAGGATGGCCGGCATCAAGGAGATCTTTGTCCTCCCAAGCTGGTACGGCGGCAAAGTCGCTGATCTGGAGTGCCCGCGGGTCTTGCGCATGGCGGGGAAACATGTGGCCGGTGGTCAGGGTTATTGCCGATGTCTTGGGGACCTCGCTCCACCACTTGGCCGCCTCCAGGATTTTCGGCATCTGAGTCGTTTTAATCTCTGTCAGCATCCGTTGGATTTGGTCCAAGTATTGGCGCCCAAGGACGCCAGAGGCAACAGGTTTGACGATCAAGTCGTTATGGAATTTTTCCCCCTGGTACTTTTTGCCTCGCTCAGTGCCTCCGGGCAGCCCATAGCTCTGATAGAGAACGGGCATTTGCCCCAACCGTGTGCAGGCTGCCACGAATTCTCCCGTCCAAGCCCACAGGTCTATGACATTGGCGACCGTGTCGATAGGGAAGTCGTTCCTAAAGAGCCCCGCAGGAGAACTGAACTGGATTACCATTGCGCCTTTCTCCTGCCATTGATCGATCATTTTCAAATCGCCTTGCTTCAATGCGCCGGGGACGGCGTAGAGGACGATGTCGCGGCGCGTTGGGACCCGCCCGCCCAAAGGCGCGATGGCCATTAAACCACCAGCGCGGCCACAAGCCTCGGAAATGAAATCGGCCTGCCGCCCTGCGACCCAGATGGCGCCTCCTGAAAGGTATTCCGTGGCTGCCCTGTCGGCGGAAGCCGAGACGGCTGCCAGGGTGGACCTGCTCCGAGCAATTGTGCCTTGAAGACTGGATAGGTAATTGTCCGCCGAGTCCAGGGCGAAGGCCAGGAGTGAATGGCAGACCAAAACCGCCACAAGGAGAACGATTTTGTTCATTGTATCTGATTTCGAATCATAGCAGCCTGCATCCGTTCTCGGACCATTTTCGGACTGATGCCCTGCTGGCGCAATGTCCGCAGGCTCAGGGAATCGTGGCGTTTGGCCAGGCGGACGCCCGCCTCGTCGGTGACCAGTGGGCAGTGGTAAAAGGCCGGTGGCGAACAACCGAGGGCGCGATAGAGCAACAACTGTCGGGCAGTTGAAAGCAGCAGGTCGGCTCCGCGGACAACTTCCGTGACGCGCATGGCGGCGTCGTCCACGACCACGGACAATTGATACGAGGGCAAGTCATCGTGCCGCCAGACCACGAAATCACCAAAATCCTTACCGGCGATAAATCGCCGATGCCCAAAAAAGCCGTCCACGAACTCGATGGTCTCTCCATCCGGGACACGAAAACGCCAGTTCAATTTCGAAGCAGCGGGGGCCTTGGGGATTTCGTTCGAAACCCGAACCGTGGCATTTGGCCTGCACGTGCCCGGATAGATCGGCCCCTCATCGGAGACATGCGGGGCTTGGAGCGCGCGCAAGACGTCCTTCCTGGTGCAGCGGCAGGGATAGACACAGCCAGCCTGCTGAAGCTGCTCAAAAGCGGCCTGGTAAAATGATCTTCGCTTGCTCTGTTCGTAAGGCCCGTAAGGGCCACCGCAATCTGGGCCTTCCTGCCAGCGAAGACCTACCCAGCGCAGGTCCTCGAACATCGCTTCGGCAAAAGCCATCTTTGCGCGAACCGCGTCGATATCCTCGCTGCGCAGGACCAGAACACCCTGGGCATCCACGGCGCGTTGATGGGCGGTCCAGAAGGTGCGCGCGTGGCCGATGTGGAGATAGCCCGTCGGGGAGGGCGCCAATCGGCCGCGATACTGAATACTGCTCATGCGCCGAGAGCGTAGCAGTGACCGCACCTGGCGGAAAGCGCCGGCGGATAGGAACGGCGGGCTTGCATGCGAAACCGCCGCGCCAAATCAAGAGAAGCACTCACATCAGCCTTCTGGGGGGCTTATTTCCAGAGAACAGCTAGAGCTGTTTTCCTCAAAAAAACGCCGTGGCGGTAGGTGATGGATTCGAACCATCGAAGGCGTAAGCCAGCAGATTTACAGTCTGCTTTATTAACCTACAAATCAATTAGGTACAACTTTGTGTATGCTTTGTGATTGCTTTATTTGCAGAATTGCCCCA is drawn from Verrucomicrobiia bacterium and contains these coding sequences:
- the gluQRS gene encoding tRNA glutamyl-Q(34) synthetase GluQRS, with the protein product MSSIQYRGRLAPSPTGYLHIGHARTFWTAHQRAVDAQGVLVLRSEDIDAVRAKMAFAEAMFEDLRWVGLRWQEGPDCGGPYGPYEQSKRRSFYQAAFEQLQQAGCVYPCRCTRKDVLRALQAPHVSDEGPIYPGTCRPNATVRVSNEIPKAPAASKLNWRFRVPDGETIEFVDGFFGHRRFIAGKDFGDFVVWRHDDLPSYQLSVVVDDAAMRVTEVVRGADLLLSTARQLLLYRALGCSPPAFYHCPLVTDEAGVRLAKRHDSLSLRTLRQQGISPKMVRERMQAAMIRNQIQ